The following are from one region of the Coriobacteriia bacterium genome:
- a CDS encoding ABC transporter ATP-binding protein encodes MADELLRVDDMKMHFHTRDGVVKAVDGVTYTLDRGETLGVVGESGSGKSVHALTMMQLIQMPPGRIEGGDAVFKGNSLITMKGEQIRRIRGNEIAMIFQDPMTSLNPVYRVGTQLAEPLIVHKGMSKKEAWDRVCELLKLVGIPHPEKRVRDYPHQFSGGMRQRAMIAMALACDPDILIADEPTTALDVTIQAQILELMQELQTRTHSAIIMITHDLGVVADMADKIVVMYAGKLVEYARCDDIFYRPHHPYTWGLMDSLPRHDMTERSELRPISGQPPSLVRVPQGCSFHPRCPYAKDVCRAEVPGLKAIDGDHLVACHFAGDDDFTRDALACAGVSA; translated from the coding sequence ATGGCCGACGAGCTTCTCAGGGTCGACGACATGAAGATGCACTTCCACACCCGCGACGGCGTGGTCAAGGCGGTCGATGGCGTGACCTACACGCTCGACCGCGGGGAGACGCTTGGTGTTGTGGGCGAGTCGGGCTCCGGCAAGTCGGTGCACGCGCTTACCATGATGCAGCTCATCCAGATGCCGCCGGGTCGGATCGAGGGCGGAGACGCCGTCTTCAAGGGCAACTCCCTCATCACCATGAAAGGAGAACAGATCCGCAGAATCCGCGGCAACGAGATTGCCATGATCTTTCAAGACCCGATGACGTCGCTCAATCCCGTCTACCGCGTGGGGACTCAGCTGGCGGAGCCGTTGATCGTGCACAAAGGGATGAGCAAGAAGGAGGCGTGGGACAGAGTCTGCGAGCTGCTCAAGCTTGTCGGCATCCCCCATCCCGAGAAGCGGGTGAGGGACTATCCCCACCAGTTCTCGGGAGGCATGCGCCAGCGGGCCATGATCGCGATGGCGCTCGCGTGCGACCCGGACATCCTGATAGCCGACGAGCCCACCACGGCGCTCGACGTGACCATCCAGGCCCAGATCCTCGAACTCATGCAGGAGCTGCAGACGCGGACCCACTCGGCGATCATCATGATCACGCACGACTTGGGTGTCGTCGCCGACATGGCCGACAAGATCGTCGTGATGTACGCGGGCAAGCTCGTCGAGTACGCGCGCTGCGACGACATCTTCTACCGGCCGCACCACCCCTACACGTGGGGGCTCATGGATTCGCTGCCGCGACACGACATGACCGAGAGGAGCGAGCTGCGCCCGATAAGCGGGCAACCGCCTAGCCTGGTTCGCGTTCCTCAGGGGTGCTCCTTTCACCCGCGTTGTCCCTATGCGAAGGACGTCTGCCGTGCGGAAGTTCCGGGGCTCAAAGCGATCGACGGCGACCACTTGGTTGCGTGCCACTTCGCGGGCGACGACGACTTCACACGCGACGCTCTGGCGTGTGCGGGGGTGAGTGCCTGA
- a CDS encoding ABC transporter permease has translation MTDRIPGHAEERELQVLTEAQADRSGEAGVEEVGPQRTLSGDAWYRLRKNKLALISLVWILIVAFAALTADLWVPQNFGSPTAIDTVKAMEEALQPPSREHPMGTDDLGRDIFARVIYGARVSLAVGVLAVGVSVIIGLFLGAFSGFYGGITDASIMRVADVFLAFPYILFAILLLAIIPQSFKTTIWPVVFTIGFLGWTSIARVFRSSILSVKQNDYVDAGRALGASNGRLMARHIAPNAIAPIVVYATMSIGGAILTEAALSFLGLGVQPPTPTWGRMIEEGRSFITTQPLLVIWPGLAIMTTVLAFTLLGDGVRDALDVKMKD, from the coding sequence ATGACAGATCGCATCCCCGGTCACGCCGAGGAGAGGGAGCTCCAGGTCCTCACGGAGGCGCAGGCCGACCGCAGCGGGGAAGCGGGAGTCGAAGAGGTGGGGCCGCAGCGGACCCTGAGCGGTGACGCGTGGTACCGCTTAAGGAAGAACAAGCTCGCGCTGATCTCGCTCGTGTGGATTCTGATCGTTGCCTTCGCGGCGCTGACGGCGGATCTCTGGGTGCCGCAGAACTTCGGCAGTCCAACGGCGATCGACACGGTCAAGGCGATGGAGGAGGCCCTTCAGCCGCCGTCCAGAGAACACCCCATGGGCACCGATGACCTGGGCCGGGACATCTTCGCTCGCGTCATCTACGGCGCGCGCGTGTCCCTCGCGGTGGGCGTCCTCGCGGTGGGCGTGTCCGTCATCATCGGCCTGTTCCTGGGGGCCTTCTCGGGATTCTATGGCGGAATCACCGATGCTTCGATCATGCGCGTGGCCGACGTGTTCCTGGCGTTCCCGTACATACTGTTCGCCATCCTGCTGCTCGCGATCATCCCGCAGAGCTTCAAGACCACGATCTGGCCAGTGGTGTTCACGATCGGCTTTCTGGGGTGGACGAGCATTGCGCGCGTCTTTCGCAGCTCGATCCTCTCAGTCAAGCAGAATGACTACGTCGATGCGGGACGGGCGCTGGGCGCGAGCAATGGCCGGCTGATGGCGCGCCACATCGCGCCAAATGCGATCGCTCCCATCGTGGTCTACGCCACGATGTCGATCGGTGGGGCCATCCTGACCGAGGCGGCGCTGTCGTTCCTCGGGCTTGGAGTGCAGCCTCCTACGCCCACGTGGGGCCGCATGATCGAAGAAGGCCGGTCGTTCATCACGACACAGCCGCTGCTGGTCATCTGGCCGGGTCTTGCCATCATGACCACCGTTCTAGCATTTACGCTGCTCGGTGACGGCGTGCGCGATGCCCTAGACGTGAAGATGAAGGACTAG